A region of the Romboutsia hominis genome:
CCTGCTTTATCACATCTTTGATTATTTACAAATACAAGACCTGCCATTATTGCCTTTTTAGCTCTTTCTCTACTTTCAAAGTATCCTTTTTCTACTAATAATAAATCTATTCTTTTTTTCATAAAATTACCTTTCTAGTTTACAGTCTTTTACTCTCATTGCTATCTTCTCTGGAGATAGACCTATTGTATCATATATTTCATCTGCATTCCCATGAGGTACAAATGCTTCTGGAAGACCTAAATTCATAATATTAACATCAATTTTATTATCTGTTATATATTTATTTATTCTACTTCCAAATCCACCTATTATTGTATTATCCTCAATAGTTATAACCTTTTTATGAGTTTTTAACAAATCTGATAAAAGATTTTTATCAATAGGCTTTAAGAACCTTGCGTTAACTATTGTTGGATTTATATCCTCTTTTTCTAATAATTCTTTAGCTTTAAGAGCATGTTTTACCATATTTCCTATTGCTAGTATAAGTATGTCTTCTCCTTTTGACAATACTTCATAACTTCCTACTTTTATAGGTTCATACTTACCACTTTCTAAGTAATAACTACCCCCTCTTGGATATCTAATAGCTACAGGCTCTTTTAATTCTAGAGATAAATCCATCATTAACTCTAGCTCTTTGCAATCCTTAGGAGCCATAACCGTTATATTTGGTATTGCATTTAAGTAGCTTAAATCAAACATACCATGATGAGTTTCACCATCATTACCTACTATACCAGCTCGATCTATAAGGAATGTTACAGGTTTTTTAGTTATACATACATCATGTATTACTTGGTCATATGCCCTTTGTAAAAATGATGAGTATACAGCAAAATACGGTTTTAATCCATTTTTTGCAAGTCCTGCAGCAAATGTAGTTGCATGTTGTTCTGCTATACCAACATCATAGTATCTATTTGGGTATACTTTTTCAAATAGATTTAATCCTGTACCCGATGGCATAGCTGCAGTTATTGCACATACTCTATCATCTTTTTCTCCCATAGATACTAATTTCTCTCCAACTAATGAAGATATAGATTTTGTACCTGATGATTTTATACCTTCTCTTATATCAAATTTTGACACTCCATGATATTTATGTGGTTCATTTTCTGCAAATCTATATCCTTTACCTTTTTTAGTTATAACATGAAGAAGCTTTGGCCCTTTTTTTTGTTTGCATTTTTCTAAAATTTCTATTAATTCTTTAATATTGTGCCCATCTATAGGACCATAATATTTTATTCCTAAAGACTCAAATAACTCGCATTCTTGAGGAATAAATGTACTTATTATACTATCTTTAAATTTATTGGCTGTTTTAGATATTAACTCTCCTCCAGGAGCTATATTTAATATCTTTTCAACTTCATTTTTTACTTTATTAGCTGCTGAGTTTCTAACTATACTAGATAAATACCTAGACATTCCACCAACATTTTTATCTATAGACATTTCGTTATCATTTAATATAACTATCATATCTGTTTTTGTATGTCCTAGATGATTTAATGCTTCTAGTGCCATACCACCTGTTATTGATCCATCTCCAATTACAGCTATGACATTACTATCTTCACCTTTTATATCTCTTGCACATGCAATACCATGTGCCACTGAAATTGATGTGCTACTATGACCTGTATCAAATATATCATGTGGACTTTCACATTCTTTAGGAAATCCACTTAAACCATTTAATTGTCTTAGTGTATTAAATTCTCCTTTTCTTCCAGTTATCATCTTATGTACATAAGATTGATGCCCAACATCCCATACAATTTTATCTTTCGGACTTTCAAATACCTTATGCAATGCTAGTGTAAGCTCTACAACCCCTAGATTGGAAGCTAAATGCCCTCCTGTTTGAGAAACAGATTTAACTAAAAATTTTCTTATATCCTTTGATAGTTCATCCATTTGTTCAACGTTCATCAACTTTATATCACTTGGAGAGTTTACTTTATCTAAATATTTATACATATAATCCTCACCTTTATTTATCAGCTATTAATACAATTAATAGTCTATAGTTTACTTTATACAAATTTTATTTATAAAATTCTAACATCTAAAAAATGAATATACCTTAGTATTGACTAAGTTATATTCATTTTATAACCGTATTAAAATATTTACTATTTCAAGTATCTTAATCTATATAAAATTTAACTATCTATAATTTTACTTATAGACATATAATTTTAATACTTTTGTCAAATACGAATTATATCATACATTGTATATTTTTTCAATTTACACGAAGTATAATGCTACTAATATACCTAGTATAGCCCCAAACAATACTTCTTTAGGAGTATGACCTACTAGCTCTTTTAATCTTTCATGCTTTATTGGTTTTCTATGTTGTACATCATCTATAATTTGATTTAGTATTGCCGCTTGTTTTCCTACAGAACGTCTTACTCCAGTTGCATCATACATTATTATTAAAGAGAATACACATACTATAGCAAAATCAGTTGATTGAAATCCCCTTTCTATGCCAACTAGTGTTGATAAGCTAGTTACAAATGAGCTATGAGAACTTGGCATACCTCCTGATGTAAATAATCTAGAAATTTCTATTCTCTTATCTTTTCCTGTAAATATTTTTATAAATTGTGCTAAGAAACAAGCAAATATACTTATCCCTAAAACTTTGTTGCTAAAAATTTGTGAAAAAAAATCCATCGTTCCTCCTTAATACTCTCTGTCCACTATATAATCAGCTAAACTGCTTAAAAATTCTGTATCATTTGATATTTGTGTTAATGCTTCTTTAGCTTCTTTTATTAATCTATTCGCTTCTTCTTTTGACTCTTCTAGTCCTATTAAGGATGGGTAAGTAGATTTATTATTGTCTATATCACTTCCTACTTTTTTTCCTAACTTAGACTCATCTCCAACTATATCTAATATATCGTCAACTATTTGGAAGGCTAGTCCTATATTTTTTGAATATTTAGTTATATTTTCTAATTCATTATCATTTGCATTTCCTATTATAGCTCCCGCTCTCATACATCCTATCATTATAGCTGCAGTCTTATTGTTATGTATATAATCTAATTTTTCTTTAGATATTTTCTTATTTTCACTTTGAACATCTACTACTTGTCCACCTATCATACCATTTATTCCTGCAGCTGATGCTATCTCATACATAGCATTTAAATATTTGTTTGGATTTTCTTTGTTCATAGAACCTAAAAGCATAACTTCAAAAGCATAATTTAAAAGGGCATCTCCTGCAAGTATAGCCATATCTTCACCAAATACTATATGATTTGTTTTTCTACCTCTTCTTAAATCATCATTATCAAGTGCTGGTAAATCATCATGTATTAAAGAATATGTATGTATCATTTCTATTGCCATAGCAAATGGTATCGCATCCTTATAATCTCCACCTACTGATTTACATGCTTCTAATGTAAGTATCGGTCTTAACCTTTTTCCACCTGCACTTAAACTATAATTCATAGCCTCCATTATAGTTTTTTGATATCCTTCTTCTTTTGGCATATACTCCTTTAATAATTTTTCTATATAGCTTGCTTTTTCTTTTAGCACTGCTTTAAATTCCACGTTTATTCCTCCCTAATATCAAATTCTTCTTCTACACCTAATTTATTAAATTTACTTATTTTAAATGTCGCATCATCTAAAAGCTTATTACAATATTTGTAAAGACTTATACCTTGTTCATACAAACTTAATGACTCATCTAAACTAGCATTTTTAGATTCTAATTTTTCTAGAATTTCCTCTAATTTTTTATAGGCTTGTTCATACGTTAGATTCATGTCTATACCTCTTTTGATTTTATTTTTTCAACAGTACACTCAATACTTCCATCTTTTAAAACTATATCTAAGTTATCTTTAAAATCTATCTCTTTTATACTGTTTACTGTAACTCCATGTTTTGATAATATACTATACCCTCTATCTAATGTTGATAAAGGGCTCATATTATGAAGTATTGCTCCAGTTTTTGAAAGTCGATCTTTTTCTGTGTTTAATTTCTTTTCTGCTTCAAGTGTTATTTTATCATATATCCTATCTAATTGTATAATTTTATCTCTTATTATATAGGACTTAATATAACTATTTATCTTATCCATAGTATGATTTAGTCTATGCTCGCTTATATTTATATTACTAGTTAATGATTTATTCATTCTATTTAATATGTTATCTAGTTTAAAATTTAATTCTTCTAATGATGGTGTTGCTATTTCTGCTGCTGCCGATGGTGTAGGTGCTCTCATATCACTTACAAAATCACATATAGTAAAATCTGTTTCATGCCCTACCGCAGATATTATAGGTATATTAGACTCAAAGACTGCCCTAGCTACCATTTCTTCATTAAATGACCATAGTTCTTCTATAGAACCTCCACCTCTACCAACTATAATTGTATCTACGTTATCCATCATATTAAAAAATTTTATCCCATCACATATATCATACTTTGAACTTTCACCTTGGACATTAACAGAATATAACTTTATATTAACTTTTGGGTATCTTCTTTTTACTACGTTTACTATATCTCTTATAACTGCACCTGTTTGTGATGTTACTACACCTATAGAATTTGGTATTTTTGGAATAGGCTTTTTATATTTATTGTCAAATAATCCTTCTTTTTCTAACTTTTCTTTTAATTTATTAAACTCTATATATAAATTTCCTATACCTTCTGTTTCTATAGAATTTATATACAACTGATAAGAACCATCTCTTTCATACACAGATATATATCCATTAGCTATAATCTTAGTCCCATTAGTTAGTGCTAAGTCTTTATTATAATTATTTTTAAATATAACACAATTTATTTTTGAATTTTCATCTTTTAAAGATAAGTATACGTTTCCACTACTATGTATTTTAAAATTTGATATTTCTCCTTTTACTTTTAAATTGTATAAGATAGGGTCATTGCTTAATATTCTTTTTATATATGAATTAGCTTCACTTATAGTTAAGGCTCTTATTTTCAAATTTTTTCACTCCTATTAAAGCACAACCAACAGCATTGTCTGTTGCGTACTCCGGTTTAGTAAAATATGCATTTATCTTATATTTTCTTAATCTATTTGTTAACTCTTTTGATATATACTTACTAGCAGATACCCCTCCAGCAAATACTATATCTTTTATATTGTATTCTTTACTTATATGCTCTATTGATTTTATCATATTTCTAACTACTGCATCTAAAACTAATTTACTTATGTACTCTTTGCCACAATTACCTATTATATTATCTATTTGATTTTCAAGACCTGATAGATTCATATATCCTTCTTTTACAGAAGTTTTTAAACCTTGTTTTATTGCAGACTCACAATTTAGTGCATTTTCATCTATATATTTACCACAAGGGAAATCATATCCCATCTTAACTCCAACTCTATCTATAAGTTGTCCAAAACTTATATCCTTGCTTCCACCTACTATTTCTATGTCATAGCTTTCTTTATTTTTAGTGCAAAGCAGTATTTCTGTTGTCCCTCCTGACATATGAACAGATAAGAACTTTTCTTTATTTAATTTATTATCTAAAAGACTTGCTTCTATATGATTTTCTTGATGAGTAGTTTCATATAAATCACAACCTATCATTGTTGAACACAGCTTAGAAAAATTATATCCTACAGTAAATACTGGCATATAAGAGTTTTTAATTGGTCTTGGTTTTGTAGATGCGCATATTCCAACTATATTATATTTATTTATAATCGATTTTATTTTACTGTCTATTTCTCCTAAATTATTTATATGCTGAAAAACAGCTTCACTTTGCCTTAATCCCTTGCTATCTTTTTTTACTTTAAGTAATATTTTTTCATTAAATATTACTTTTTTATCTAAAGATATAGCTGCTATAGAAGTTGTATAGCAGCTAGTATCTATTCCGATTATTATATTATTTTGATTCTGTTTCACTAACGACACTTCCTAATATTCCATTTATGAATTTAGGAGTTTTGTCATCACAGTATAATTTAGCCATTTCTATAGCTTCATTTATTGAAACTTTATTTGGTATCTCTTCTACAAATAATATTTCACATATAGCTAGTCTTAATATTGCTAAGTCTACCTTTGCCATTCTATTAACTGACCAATTTTTAGCATATTTGTTTATCATTGCATCTATTTCGTCCGATTTTTCACTTAATAATTTACACATTTGAGCCATATATTCTCTATCTATAACATCATCAGCTTTTAAATTTTCTAATTTTAACTCTGGGTTATTTGAATATTGTAATCTAAGCTCTTCATATCTATTTGTTATGTATTCTAATTGATCATTTAAAAATTTATCTAATACATCACCCATATCTTCTTTAGTTATTTGAGTTTGATATATTAATTTCATCATATACTCTCTTGTAGTTACTTTTCTCGCCTTATCATTCTTCATTAGTCTTAATCCTCCTCTAATTGATATTATGTACATATTACACAATAAAAAACCCTCTGATTTTCAGAGGGTTTGATTAACTTTTCTTAGCTTGCTTAGCTTCTTCTCTTTCAGCTTTTTCTTTCTTAAAGCTGATTCCTTGAACATGTATATTAACTTGAGAAACATTTAATCCTGTCATTGTCTCAACAGTGTTTTTAACATTTTCCTGAATTTTAAAAGCTATGTCTGGTATAGATACACCATACTCTATCATAACCATAACATCTAAGCTAACTTCCTCTTCTTCTACTTGTATTTTTACACCATTATTTTTAAATAATTTATCTGTTAATGTTGTATTCGTTTCAACGCCTTCTATCTCTAATGCTGCAAGACCTGCTATAGTAGATATTACATCATTAGATATTTTAACTTGTCCAAAATCATTATTTTCCATGATAAACTTACCCCCTTATATAAGGAACTATTTTATAACTATAATAATACCAAATACCATTAAACTTTGCAAGGAAATAACCTTAGTTAAATTCTAAGGTTATTGTTTTCCTTATATTAATATGTATATTTTTTGTTTTATATTAATTTTCATTGTTCATAATTTTTATATTTTCATAATCTACTTTTGCTTCTTCTGCTACTAAATCAAATACTTTTGCTGCATCTTTCTTTTCAAATTTTTTCTCATTTACTACAACATTTACACTTTCATCACTTATATATACTAGTGCATTTTCAAAACCTTTAGTACTTAATAAGTTTTCTATTTTAAGTTCAGTTTCCTGGTCTTTAACTAATTTAAGCTTCATATTTGATGCTTCTTCTCTAGCTTTATCCGAAGTAGATGGATTATTTATCATTTCGTTTAATTGTCCACTTAATTC
Encoded here:
- the dxs gene encoding 1-deoxy-D-xylulose-5-phosphate synthase; translated protein: MYKYLDKVNSPSDIKLMNVEQMDELSKDIRKFLVKSVSQTGGHLASNLGVVELTLALHKVFESPKDKIVWDVGHQSYVHKMITGRKGEFNTLRQLNGLSGFPKECESPHDIFDTGHSSTSISVAHGIACARDIKGEDSNVIAVIGDGSITGGMALEALNHLGHTKTDMIVILNDNEMSIDKNVGGMSRYLSSIVRNSAANKVKNEVEKILNIAPGGELISKTANKFKDSIISTFIPQECELFESLGIKYYGPIDGHNIKELIEILEKCKQKKGPKLLHVITKKGKGYRFAENEPHKYHGVSKFDIREGIKSSGTKSISSLVGEKLVSMGEKDDRVCAITAAMPSGTGLNLFEKVYPNRYYDVGIAEQHATTFAAGLAKNGLKPYFAVYSSFLQRAYDQVIHDVCITKKPVTFLIDRAGIVGNDGETHHGMFDLSYLNAIPNITVMAPKDCKELELMMDLSLELKEPVAIRYPRGGSYYLESGKYEPIKVGSYEVLSKGEDILILAIGNMVKHALKAKELLEKEDINPTIVNARFLKPIDKNLLSDLLKTHKKVITIEDNTIIGGFGSRINKYITDNKIDVNIMNLGLPEAFVPHGNADEIYDTIGLSPEKIAMRVKDCKLER
- a CDS encoding divergent PAP2 family protein; this encodes MDFFSQIFSNKVLGISIFACFLAQFIKIFTGKDKRIEISRLFTSGGMPSSHSSFVTSLSTLVGIERGFQSTDFAIVCVFSLIIMYDATGVRRSVGKQAAILNQIIDDVQHRKPIKHERLKELVGHTPKEVLFGAILGILVALYFV
- a CDS encoding polyprenyl synthetase family protein → MEFKAVLKEKASYIEKLLKEYMPKEEGYQKTIMEAMNYSLSAGGKRLRPILTLEACKSVGGDYKDAIPFAMAIEMIHTYSLIHDDLPALDNDDLRRGRKTNHIVFGEDMAILAGDALLNYAFEVMLLGSMNKENPNKYLNAMYEIASAAGINGMIGGQVVDVQSENKKISKEKLDYIHNNKTAAIMIGCMRAGAIIGNANDNELENITKYSKNIGLAFQIVDDILDIVGDESKLGKKVGSDIDNNKSTYPSLIGLEESKEEANRLIKEAKEALTQISNDTEFLSSLADYIVDREY
- the xseB gene encoding exodeoxyribonuclease VII small subunit encodes the protein MNLTYEQAYKKLEEILEKLESKNASLDESLSLYEQGISLYKYCNKLLDDATFKISKFNKLGVEEEFDIREE
- the xseA gene encoding exodeoxyribonuclease VII large subunit, producing the protein MKIRALTISEANSYIKRILSNDPILYNLKVKGEISNFKIHSSGNVYLSLKDENSKINCVIFKNNYNKDLALTNGTKIIANGYISVYERDGSYQLYINSIETEGIGNLYIEFNKLKEKLEKEGLFDNKYKKPIPKIPNSIGVVTSQTGAVIRDIVNVVKRRYPKVNIKLYSVNVQGESSKYDICDGIKFFNMMDNVDTIIVGRGGGSIEELWSFNEEMVARAVFESNIPIISAVGHETDFTICDFVSDMRAPTPSAAAEIATPSLEELNFKLDNILNRMNKSLTSNINISEHRLNHTMDKINSYIKSYIIRDKIIQLDRIYDKITLEAEKKLNTEKDRLSKTGAILHNMSPLSTLDRGYSILSKHGVTVNSIKEIDFKDNLDIVLKDGSIECTVEKIKSKEV
- a CDS encoding O-sialoglycoprotein endopeptidase, whose amino-acid sequence is MKQNQNNIIIGIDTSCYTTSIAAISLDKKVIFNEKILLKVKKDSKGLRQSEAVFQHINNLGEIDSKIKSIINKYNIVGICASTKPRPIKNSYMPVFTVGYNFSKLCSTMIGCDLYETTHQENHIEASLLDNKLNKEKFLSVHMSGGTTEILLCTKNKESYDIEIVGGSKDISFGQLIDRVGVKMGYDFPCGKYIDENALNCESAIKQGLKTSVKEGYMNLSGLENQIDNIIGNCGKEYISKLVLDAVVRNMIKSIEHISKEYNIKDIVFAGGVSASKYISKELTNRLRKYKINAYFTKPEYATDNAVGCALIGVKKFENKSLNYK
- the nusB gene encoding transcription antitermination factor NusB, which translates into the protein MKNDKARKVTTREYMMKLIYQTQITKEDMGDVLDKFLNDQLEYITNRYEELRLQYSNNPELKLENLKADDVIDREYMAQMCKLLSEKSDEIDAMINKYAKNWSVNRMAKVDLAILRLAICEILFVEEIPNKVSINEAIEMAKLYCDDKTPKFINGILGSVVSETESK
- a CDS encoding Asp23/Gls24 family envelope stress response protein, which translates into the protein MENNDFGQVKISNDVISTIAGLAALEIEGVETNTTLTDKLFKNNGVKIQVEEEEVSLDVMVMIEYGVSIPDIAFKIQENVKNTVETMTGLNVSQVNIHVQGISFKKEKAEREEAKQAKKS